Proteins found in one Paenibacillus borealis genomic segment:
- the pnp gene encoding polyribonucleotide nucleotidyltransferase, whose protein sequence is MEQRVEMQLGGRRLVLETGRLAKQANAAVMVRYGDTSVLCTVTASSEPKDLDFFPLTVNYEERLYAVGKIPGGFIKREGRPSEKAILSSRLTDRPIRPLFPEGFRNDVQVLNLVMSVDQDCAPDIAAMIGTSAALSISDVPFNGPIGGVAVGRINGEFIINPDVAQQAISDIYVVVAGTKDAIMMVEAEANEVTEDVMLEAIMFGHDEVRKIVAVIEQLVAVAGKEKMAVKLHAVNTDVNTEVRAFAESRLVEAVRIAEKHARQDAIDHINTETVEYFAEKYIETPELLKDVKEVLHDIVKDEVRRLITHDKVRPDGRKLDEIRPIECDTALLPRTHGSGLFTRGQTQILSVCTLGALGDVQILDGIDPAETKRFMHHYNFPPFSVGEARPLRAPGRREIGHGALGERALSKVIPSETEFPYTIRLVSEAIESNGSTSQASICASILAMMDAGVPIKAPVAGVAMGLIKDGEHVSILTDIQGMEDHLGDMDFKVAGTAEGVTAIQMDIKIDGIDRKILQDALQQAKEGRMFILGKMNEAISAPRTSLSKYAPKIIIININPDKIRDVIGAGGKIINKIIEETGVKIDIEQDGRVFIGSSNEEMIQKARGIIEGIVREVQVGEIYVGTVRRIEKFGAFVELIPGKDGLVHISQLSTERVAKVEDVVAIGDTITVKVTEIDQQGRVNLSRKAVLTSETGAKA, encoded by the coding sequence ATGGAACAACGTGTTGAAATGCAGCTGGGCGGAAGACGCCTTGTGCTGGAAACAGGCCGTCTGGCCAAACAAGCGAACGCAGCCGTTATGGTGCGTTACGGAGATACTTCAGTATTGTGTACGGTTACAGCATCAAGTGAGCCTAAAGATCTGGATTTCTTCCCGCTTACGGTGAACTATGAAGAAAGATTATATGCAGTAGGTAAAATCCCGGGCGGATTCATCAAACGTGAAGGACGTCCAAGTGAAAAAGCGATCCTGTCGAGCCGTCTGACCGACCGTCCGATCCGTCCTTTGTTCCCTGAGGGATTCCGCAATGACGTGCAGGTACTCAACCTCGTCATGAGCGTGGATCAGGACTGTGCGCCTGATATTGCAGCTATGATTGGTACTTCCGCTGCACTGAGTATTTCCGATGTGCCTTTCAACGGTCCAATCGGGGGCGTTGCTGTAGGCCGTATTAACGGTGAGTTCATCATCAACCCTGATGTGGCGCAGCAGGCAATCAGCGATATCTATGTCGTTGTAGCCGGTACTAAGGACGCTATCATGATGGTAGAAGCTGAAGCCAATGAAGTGACTGAGGATGTAATGCTTGAAGCGATTATGTTCGGCCATGACGAAGTCCGCAAGATCGTAGCTGTAATTGAGCAGCTCGTGGCTGTTGCCGGAAAAGAAAAAATGGCAGTGAAGCTGCACGCGGTTAACACTGATGTGAATACAGAGGTTCGCGCTTTTGCTGAGAGCCGTCTGGTTGAAGCTGTAAGAATCGCCGAGAAGCATGCCCGTCAGGATGCAATCGATCACATTAACACTGAAACGGTGGAGTATTTCGCAGAGAAATACATAGAAACACCAGAACTTCTTAAAGATGTTAAGGAAGTGCTGCATGATATCGTGAAGGACGAAGTAAGACGTCTGATCACGCATGATAAGGTACGTCCCGATGGCCGTAAGCTGGATGAGATCCGTCCGATTGAATGCGATACAGCCCTGCTGCCGCGTACACACGGTTCCGGTCTGTTCACACGCGGACAAACTCAGATTCTTAGCGTATGTACGTTAGGCGCACTGGGGGATGTACAGATTCTTGACGGTATCGATCCCGCTGAAACCAAACGCTTCATGCATCACTACAACTTTCCTCCGTTCAGCGTAGGGGAAGCCCGTCCGCTGAGAGCACCGGGACGCCGCGAGATCGGCCACGGGGCACTGGGTGAACGCGCATTGTCCAAGGTTATTCCAAGTGAAACTGAATTCCCGTACACGATCCGTCTGGTATCGGAAGCTATTGAATCCAATGGTTCCACTTCCCAGGCCAGCATCTGTGCCAGTATCCTGGCGATGATGGATGCAGGGGTGCCAATCAAGGCGCCTGTAGCCGGTGTTGCTATGGGTCTGATCAAAGACGGAGAGCATGTCTCCATCCTGACAGATATTCAAGGCATGGAAGATCACCTCGGCGATATGGACTTTAAGGTAGCAGGTACAGCAGAGGGCGTAACGGCGATCCAGATGGATATCAAAATCGACGGTATCGACCGCAAAATTCTTCAGGATGCGCTTCAGCAGGCCAAAGAAGGACGTATGTTCATCTTGGGTAAAATGAATGAAGCGATCTCCGCGCCAAGAACAAGCCTGTCCAAATATGCTCCGAAGATTATTATCATCAACATCAATCCGGACAAAATCCGTGATGTTATCGGTGCTGGCGGTAAGATCATCAACAAAATCATTGAAGAAACCGGCGTAAAGATCGACATCGAACAGGATGGCCGTGTATTCATCGGCTCCTCCAACGAAGAGATGATCCAGAAGGCCCGCGGCATTATCGAAGGCATTGTGCGTGAAGTACAGGTCGGCGAAATTTATGTGGGTACCGTTAGACGCATCGAGAAGTTCGGCGCATTTGTTGAGCTAATTCCGGGTAAAGACGGTCTCGTGCATATTTCCCAGCTGTCCACAGAACGTGTGGCTAAAGTGGAAGATGTTGTTGCCATTGGGGATACCATTACCGTTAAGGTAACCGAAATCGATCAGCAGGGCCGCGTCAATCTGTCGCGCAAAGCTGTTCTGACCTCGGAAACCGGAGCGAAGGCGTAA
- the rpsO gene encoding 30S ribosomal protein S15, translating into MALTQERKHQLIDEHKTHESDTGSPEVQVAILTENIVNLTDHLRTHKKDHHSRRGLLKMVGQRRKLLAYLKNKDIRRYSALIEKLGLRR; encoded by the coding sequence ATGGCATTGACTCAAGAACGTAAACACCAATTGATCGACGAGCACAAAACTCACGAATCCGATACTGGATCCCCTGAGGTGCAAGTTGCTATCCTTACGGAGAACATCGTTAATTTGACTGACCACTTGCGTACGCACAAGAAGGATCATCATTCCCGCCGCGGACTGCTGAAGATGGTTGGACAACGTCGTAAACTGCTGGCGTATTTGAAGAACAAAGACATCAGACGTTACAGCGCCCTGATCGAAAAACTGGGATTGCGTCGTTAA
- a CDS encoding bifunctional riboflavin kinase/FAD synthetase: MRTVTLSYPMLPETAAEWAQPQVVALGQFDGLHLGHASVITSAVALARQAGVPAAVMTFYPHPKDVMGKGDYEGYLTPSRDKQELLAGMGVDILYIIAFNEELSRVSPVDFVSVMLLPLQIVTAVVGFDFRFGYKGEGDADTLRELGQGVMNVETVSPFLLEGEKVSSSGIRKCLLNGELDKANAWFGRCYHLRGIVGHGEKRGRTIGFPTANLQLEDRYVIPAKGVYAVKVFYKEDVLYGVMNVGVKPTFHDGMIAPSFEVHLFDFAGDIYGQELKVELVSFIRSERKFESIQALIAQIGADAETAKGLLGYHS; encoded by the coding sequence GTGAGAACCGTAACCTTAAGCTATCCTATGTTGCCGGAGACGGCAGCAGAGTGGGCGCAGCCTCAAGTAGTTGCCCTGGGGCAGTTCGACGGACTGCACCTCGGACATGCCAGCGTCATAACATCTGCTGTAGCTCTTGCCCGCCAGGCAGGCGTACCTGCAGCTGTCATGACCTTTTATCCCCATCCTAAGGATGTTATGGGTAAAGGTGACTATGAAGGATATTTGACACCTTCCAGGGACAAGCAGGAGCTGCTTGCCGGGATGGGCGTTGATATTTTATACATTATTGCATTTAATGAAGAACTCTCCCGGGTTAGCCCGGTGGACTTTGTCTCTGTAATGCTGCTGCCGCTGCAGATTGTAACCGCCGTGGTCGGCTTCGACTTCCGGTTCGGCTACAAGGGTGAAGGTGATGCGGATACGCTTCGGGAGCTGGGGCAGGGTGTTATGAACGTAGAAACCGTCTCCCCGTTTCTTCTCGAAGGAGAGAAGGTTAGCAGCTCCGGCATCCGCAAGTGCCTGCTGAACGGGGAACTGGATAAGGCCAATGCCTGGTTTGGACGTTGTTATCACCTGCGCGGAATCGTGGGCCATGGCGAGAAGCGGGGCAGGACCATCGGATTCCCGACAGCGAATCTTCAGCTTGAAGACCGCTATGTCATCCCGGCCAAAGGCGTATACGCCGTTAAGGTGTTTTACAAGGAAGATGTACTGTACGGCGTGATGAATGTCGGCGTGAAGCCTACATTTCATGATGGGATGATTGCTCCAAGCTTCGAAGTGCATCTGTTTGATTTCGCGGGAGATATTTACGGACAGGAACTTAAGGTAGAGCTGGTATCCTTTATCCGTTCTGAACGCAAGTTTGAGTCCATTCAGGCCTTAATCGCCCAGATCGGCGCAGATGCTGAGACAGCCAAGGGGCTTCTGGGATATCATTCCTAA
- the truB gene encoding tRNA pseudouridine(55) synthase TruB, giving the protein MSELTGVLAVYKPAGFTSHDVVAKARRILGMKRIGHTGTLDPQVTGVLPLCLGRATRVVEYIQELPKEYVATLRLGLASDTEDLTGTITESVEEVQVTEAEVLAVLNSFKGVISQVPPMYSAVKVDGKRLYELAREGKTVERKSREVEIYEIEMQDMVWSGNYPDITFRVLCSKGTYIRTLCVDIGRALGVPGVMVKLERTMSAGISASHCLTLEQIAEHKEAGTLEEHLIAADEAISHLPKHTVAEEKKKAALQGQRLSLRFVAPEVKGSGDFRLYDLQGEFLGIYALEATGAIAPVKVFAQA; this is encoded by the coding sequence ATGAGTGAACTTACAGGTGTTCTGGCCGTATATAAGCCGGCAGGGTTCACTTCACATGATGTTGTGGCCAAGGCAAGGCGAATTCTGGGCATGAAGCGGATCGGACATACCGGTACGCTTGATCCACAAGTGACCGGAGTGCTTCCGTTATGTCTGGGACGGGCTACGCGGGTGGTTGAGTACATCCAGGAGCTGCCTAAGGAGTATGTGGCTACACTGCGGCTGGGACTTGCCAGTGATACAGAGGATTTAACAGGGACGATTACGGAATCAGTTGAAGAGGTTCAGGTTACGGAAGCTGAAGTGCTGGCTGTGCTGAATTCCTTCAAAGGCGTGATTTCACAGGTTCCCCCGATGTATTCCGCAGTAAAGGTGGATGGCAAGCGTCTGTACGAGCTGGCCCGAGAAGGCAAGACAGTGGAACGTAAGAGCCGCGAAGTGGAAATTTATGAGATTGAAATGCAGGATATGGTCTGGAGTGGCAATTATCCCGATATTACGTTCCGGGTACTATGCTCCAAAGGAACGTACATCCGTACCCTATGCGTGGATATCGGGCGTGCGCTTGGAGTGCCGGGTGTGATGGTGAAGCTGGAACGGACCATGTCGGCTGGGATATCTGCCAGTCATTGCCTGACCCTGGAGCAAATTGCCGAACATAAGGAAGCGGGTACGCTGGAAGAGCACTTAATTGCCGCCGATGAGGCGATTTCGCATTTGCCCAAACATACAGTAGCCGAGGAGAAGAAGAAAGCCGCCCTGCAAGGGCAGCGTCTGTCGCTCCGCTTTGTGGCACCGGAAGTGAAGGGAAGCGGAGATTTCCGGCTGTATGATCTGCAGGGGGAGTTTCTGGGCATCTATGCTTTAGAAGCTACCGGTGCGATTGCTCCTGTTAAAGTGTTTGCACAGGCTTAA
- a CDS encoding DHH family phosphoesterase has protein sequence MQSYEQSLQQTRKFLLEHDDYLVVSHVQPDGDAVSSTLAVGWLLSCLGKKYCMLNEGQIPQRMEYLWHADQIVNLSAAGELPRQYSNVICVDCADFQRVGLTQRHFTSDALIVNIDHHPTNNGYGAVTLIKPDAAATAEILFDLLKSFEVEWDIDIATAIYTGLLTDTGGFRYNNTSPKVMAAVSELLALGVNGPELAETLLEEMTLPQVKVLNRALSTLQLSSEGDIAWVYVTPQDMLDCGAANEDLEGIVNYPRNIRGVEVGILFKVIDEHAVKASLRSAGKVDVAALAQVFGGGGHTRAAGARINGSLEEAVEQVLEEVKRHL, from the coding sequence ATGCAGAGCTATGAACAAAGTCTCCAGCAGACCCGTAAGTTTCTGCTGGAACACGACGATTATCTTGTAGTGTCGCATGTTCAGCCGGACGGAGATGCAGTCAGCTCCACCCTCGCGGTGGGCTGGCTTCTCTCATGTCTGGGCAAAAAATATTGTATGCTGAACGAGGGCCAGATTCCGCAGCGTATGGAATATTTATGGCATGCCGATCAAATTGTCAATCTGTCTGCTGCGGGCGAACTGCCGCGCCAGTACAGCAATGTCATTTGTGTCGACTGTGCGGATTTTCAGCGTGTAGGACTTACCCAGCGTCATTTCACCAGTGATGCACTTATCGTAAACATAGACCATCATCCCACCAATAATGGGTACGGTGCCGTAACGCTCATCAAGCCGGATGCGGCTGCGACAGCAGAGATTCTGTTCGACCTGCTGAAGAGCTTTGAGGTGGAATGGGATATCGATATTGCCACGGCCATTTATACCGGACTCTTAACAGATACCGGCGGTTTCCGCTATAACAACACCTCCCCTAAAGTGATGGCGGCTGTATCCGAACTGCTGGCATTAGGCGTAAATGGACCTGAACTGGCTGAGACCCTGCTTGAAGAGATGACTCTCCCGCAGGTGAAGGTACTCAATCGGGCACTTAGTACACTGCAGCTCAGCTCGGAAGGGGATATTGCCTGGGTATATGTTACGCCTCAGGATATGCTGGATTGCGGAGCAGCCAACGAGGATCTTGAAGGGATTGTCAATTATCCGCGGAATATCCGCGGGGTAGAGGTAGGCATTCTGTTCAAGGTAATCGATGAGCATGCGGTGAAGGCGAGTCTTCGTTCGGCCGGTAAGGTCGATGTCGCGGCGCTGGCGCAGGTCTTCGGCGGCGGCGGGCACACGCGTGCTGCGGGAGCCCGAATTAACGGAAGTCTTGAAGAGGCGGTAGAGCAGGTGCTTGAGGAGGTTAAACGTCATCTATGA
- the rbfA gene encoding 30S ribosome-binding factor RbfA, translating to MSKIRTGRVGEQIKKELSQLIQSGLKDPRVGFVTVTGVDVTNDLSQAKVYLSVFGDEEQKSDSLKAIEKANGFLRSELGKAIRLRHTPELIFKIDESVAYGSHIEKLLGEIGKTE from the coding sequence ATGTCTAAAATCAGAACCGGACGGGTTGGCGAACAGATTAAGAAAGAACTGAGCCAGCTCATCCAAAGCGGACTAAAGGACCCGCGCGTCGGGTTCGTAACTGTAACTGGCGTAGATGTGACAAATGATTTGTCACAGGCCAAGGTATACCTGAGCGTATTCGGGGACGAGGAGCAGAAGTCAGACTCGCTCAAGGCGATTGAGAAAGCTAACGGCTTTCTCCGCTCGGAGCTTGGCAAAGCAATCCGCCTGCGCCATACTCCAGAGCTGATCTTCAAGATTGACGAATCCGTTGCTTACGGAAGTCATATTGAGAAGCTGCTCGGAGAAATCGGCAAAACCGAATAG
- the infB gene encoding translation initiation factor IF-2 — translation MTKEDNKDKLRVYEYAKSLNMSSKEIITILKRLNVPVNNHMSVMENGSVNKVEQFFKDIKSNAAAKRDTGTSSRPVTTGAVTAEPQSAQNANKNQPEKQVGMNSNQNNNQSTTSPRPQSGQDSRRTQTTGSTQNSRPQGSSTGSRPQGSSTGSRPQGSSTGGSRPQGSSTGGSRPQGSSTGGSRPQGSSTTGSRPQGSSTTGSRPQGSSTTGSRPQGSSTGSRPQGQGSGAPRTGDRPQGQGSAPRTGDRPQGQGNAGGDFSRGGDRGPKKNTTGGRPNNNSGQKRFEDGKGGNFRGRGGKNNRGRNQPMVHREKIDNTPKKIIVRGSMTVGETAKLLHKDASEVIKKLISMGVMATINQELDIDTILLLAGEFGVEVEVKIPVDEDSFETVEENDSEDDLQTRPPVVTIMGHVDHGKTTLLDAIRSTNVTGGEAGGITQHIGAYQVEINHKKITFLDTPGHEAFTAMRARGAQVTDMTIIVVAADDGVMPQTVEAINHAKAAGLPIIVAVNKIDKPGADPDKVKQELTSYELVPEEWGGDTIFVNLSAKQRINLEELLEMILLVAEVNEYKANPDKRARGTVIEAELDKNRGPVARILVQNGTLKVGDAFVAGNCFGRVRAMVNDKGRKIKEAGPSTPVEITGLTEVPQAGDPFMAFEDERKARAIADRRSTSQRQSELNTNTRVTLDDLFKHIKDGEIKDLNVIIKGDVQGSVEALKGSLAKIEVEGVRVKILHSGAGAITESDITLAAASNAIVIGFNVRPDAQTKAAAEQEKVDVRLHNIIYNVIEEIESAMKGMLDPIYKENVIGHAEVRNVFKISKVGTIAGCMVTSGKIARNAEMRLIRSGIVVFTGKIDTLKRFKDDAKEVAQGYECGITLERYNDVVEGDIIEAFIMETVER, via the coding sequence TTGACTAAAGAAGACAATAAGGATAAACTGCGCGTGTATGAATACGCGAAGTCTCTGAACATGAGCAGTAAAGAAATCATTACAATTCTGAAGCGTTTGAATGTTCCTGTGAATAATCATATGAGTGTCATGGAGAATGGCTCCGTGAACAAAGTTGAACAATTCTTCAAGGACATCAAGTCAAACGCTGCAGCCAAGCGGGACACCGGCACCAGCAGCCGTCCGGTAACCACCGGCGCGGTAACAGCCGAACCCCAGAGTGCTCAGAATGCCAACAAAAATCAACCGGAAAAGCAGGTAGGTATGAACAGTAACCAAAACAACAACCAATCGACGACGTCCCCAAGGCCCCAAAGCGGACAAGATTCCCGCAGAACACAAACAACAGGTTCCACCCAGAATTCCCGCCCGCAAGGCAGCTCCACTGGCAGCCGTCCGCAGGGCAGCTCCACTGGCAGCCGTCCGCAGGGCAGCTCCACCGGCGGCAGCCGTCCGCAAGGCAGCTCTACTGGCGGCAGCCGTCCGCAAGGCAGCTCCACCGGCGGCAGCCGTCCGCAGGGCAGCTCCACCACTGGCAGCCGTCCGCAGGGCAGCTCCACCACTGGCAGCCGTCCACAGGGCAGCTCCACCACTGGCAGCCGTCCACAGGGCAGCTCCACTGGCAGCCGTCCGCAAGGCCAAGGCAGCGGCGCACCTCGTACAGGTGACCGTCCGCAAGGCCAAGGCAGTGCACCCCGTACGGGTGACCGCCCGCAGGGTCAAGGCAACGCAGGCGGAGATTTCTCCCGCGGCGGTGACAGAGGTCCGAAGAAGAATACTACTGGCGGCAGACCGAACAACAACAGCGGCCAGAAACGTTTCGAAGACGGCAAAGGCGGCAACTTCCGCGGCCGTGGCGGCAAGAACAACCGCGGCAGAAACCAGCCGATGGTACACCGTGAGAAGATTGACAACACACCGAAGAAGATTATTGTCCGCGGCAGCATGACTGTCGGTGAAACAGCGAAGCTGCTTCACAAGGATGCTTCCGAAGTGATTAAGAAGCTGATTTCGATGGGTGTTATGGCCACGATCAATCAGGAGCTTGATATCGACACGATCCTGCTTCTGGCCGGAGAATTCGGCGTAGAAGTAGAAGTGAAGATCCCTGTAGATGAAGACAGCTTCGAAACTGTGGAAGAGAACGATTCCGAAGATGACTTGCAGACCCGTCCTCCGGTTGTAACGATCATGGGTCACGTTGACCATGGTAAAACAACATTGCTCGATGCTATCCGCTCCACGAATGTAACCGGCGGAGAAGCAGGCGGAATTACGCAGCATATCGGTGCGTACCAGGTCGAAATCAACCACAAGAAAATTACATTCCTTGATACACCGGGCCATGAAGCGTTTACCGCTATGCGTGCCCGTGGTGCCCAGGTTACGGATATGACGATTATCGTCGTAGCTGCCGATGACGGCGTAATGCCGCAGACGGTGGAAGCAATCAACCATGCCAAGGCAGCCGGACTTCCGATCATTGTTGCTGTTAACAAGATCGATAAGCCAGGTGCAGACCCTGACAAGGTGAAGCAGGAGCTTACAAGCTATGAGCTGGTTCCGGAAGAGTGGGGCGGCGATACAATCTTCGTCAACCTGTCGGCCAAACAGCGCATCAACCTGGAAGAGCTGCTGGAAATGATTCTGCTCGTTGCTGAAGTGAATGAGTACAAAGCGAACCCGGACAAACGGGCACGCGGTACTGTTATAGAAGCTGAGCTTGACAAAAACCGTGGACCGGTTGCCCGTATTCTCGTACAGAACGGTACGCTGAAAGTCGGCGATGCCTTTGTAGCAGGGAACTGTTTCGGACGCGTACGTGCCATGGTCAATGACAAGGGACGCAAGATCAAAGAAGCGGGACCTTCCACACCAGTGGAAATTACCGGTCTGACTGAGGTGCCACAGGCGGGCGATCCGTTTATGGCCTTCGAAGATGAGCGCAAAGCCCGTGCGATCGCTGACAGACGTTCGACTTCGCAGCGCCAGTCCGAGCTGAACACGAACACCCGTGTAACACTGGATGATCTGTTCAAGCATATCAAAGACGGAGAGATCAAAGACCTCAACGTTATCATCAAGGGTGACGTACAAGGTTCGGTAGAGGCGCTGAAGGGCTCCCTGGCCAAAATCGAAGTTGAAGGCGTGCGCGTGAAGATTCTTCACAGCGGTGCCGGCGCGATTACGGAATCCGATATTACCTTGGCAGCAGCATCCAACGCTATTGTTATCGGCTTCAATGTTCGTCCGGATGCCCAGACGAAAGCGGCAGCTGAGCAGGAGAAAGTGGATGTGCGTCTGCATAACATCATCTACAATGTAATCGAAGAAATTGAAAGTGCCATGAAGGGGATGCTTGATCCCATCTACAAAGAGAACGTTATCGGCCATGCAGAAGTGCGTAATGTGTTCAAAATCAGCAAAGTGGGTACCATCGCAGGTTGTATGGTTACTTCCGGCAAAATTGCCCGCAATGCTGAAATGCGCCTGATCCGCAGCGGTATCGTTGTCTTCACAGGCAAGATCGACACCTTGAAACGTTTCAAAGATGATGCCAAAGAAGTGGCGCAGGGTTATGAATGCGGCATAACTTTGGAACGCTATAATGATGTCGTTGAAGGCGACATTATCGAAGCGTTCATTATGGAAACGGTAGAGCGCTAA
- a CDS encoding YlxQ family RNA-binding protein codes for MSKTLSYLGLAMRAGKIVTGDEAVLKAVRSSEAKLVVLAGDASDNTQKKFRDKCGTYDIPLVIAFHRDELGASIGKDQRVVLAVTDKGFAEMISRTLGDTVGGGVID; via the coding sequence ATGAGTAAGACACTTTCTTATTTAGGGCTTGCGATGAGAGCAGGCAAGATTGTCACCGGCGACGAGGCTGTGCTTAAGGCAGTGCGGTCTTCAGAGGCGAAGCTGGTCGTCCTGGCAGGTGACGCTTCAGATAATACCCAAAAGAAGTTCCGCGATAAGTGCGGGACCTACGATATTCCACTAGTAATCGCATTTCACCGGGATGAACTCGGTGCAAGTATTGGTAAAGACCAGCGCGTAGTGCTGGCCGTTACGGATAAAGGATTCGCGGAAATGATCTCCAGAACGCTTGGAGATACTGTCGGAGGTGGAGTTATTGACTAA
- the rnpM gene encoding RNase P modulator RnpM, with protein MKQRKVPLRKCVASQEMMPKKELIRVVRTPEGEVLIDLTGKKSGRGAYICGKLEYFKLAQKTKALDRALKCQVSPEIYAQLARDFASVEEQFLAAKDSEDNE; from the coding sequence ATGAAGCAAAGAAAGGTGCCGCTGCGCAAATGCGTTGCCAGCCAAGAGATGATGCCCAAAAAAGAGCTGATTCGCGTGGTGAGAACGCCTGAGGGCGAAGTGCTCATTGACCTGACGGGCAAGAAGTCGGGCCGTGGTGCTTATATCTGCGGTAAACTGGAATACTTTAAGCTGGCACAAAAGACCAAAGCACTTGACCGAGCATTGAAATGTCAAGTGAGTCCTGAAATCTATGCCCAGCTTGCCCGGGATTTTGCATCCGTGGAGGAGCAATTTTTGGCAGCGAAGGATAGTGAGGACAATGAGTAA
- the nusA gene encoding transcription termination factor NusA produces MSMEFIEAMNELEREKGISKDVLFEAIEAALISSYKRNFNAAQNVRVDMNRNTGVIKVFARKLIVEEVLDSRTEISLLGAREINPHFQLEDIAELEVTPRDFGRIAAQTAKQVVTQRIREAERGLIYNAFIDKEDDIVTGLVQRQDMRNIYVDLGKIEAVLPLGELMPGEKFKQSERIKAYITKVENTTKGPQIMLSRSHPGLLKRLFELEVPEIFDGVVEIRSVAREAGFRSKIAVFSRNPEVDPVGSCVGPRGTRVQTIVTELRGEKIDIVRYSELVQEYVANALSPSKVLEVQVFEAEKMARVIVPDYQLSLAIGIKGQNARLAAKLTGWKIDIKSETQAEQEYGRPRTSNDEMHQDSVSID; encoded by the coding sequence ATGAGTATGGAGTTTATTGAAGCTATGAATGAACTGGAAAGGGAGAAAGGCATCAGCAAGGATGTGCTGTTTGAAGCCATCGAAGCTGCGCTGATTTCCAGCTATAAACGCAATTTCAATGCGGCGCAGAATGTGCGTGTGGATATGAACCGCAACACAGGCGTAATCAAGGTTTTTGCCCGCAAGCTGATTGTGGAGGAGGTTCTGGACTCGCGGACAGAGATTTCTCTGCTGGGAGCCCGGGAGATCAATCCGCATTTCCAACTGGAGGATATTGCTGAACTTGAAGTGACACCGCGTGACTTCGGGCGTATTGCTGCCCAGACTGCCAAGCAGGTTGTTACACAGCGTATCCGCGAAGCGGAACGCGGACTTATCTATAACGCTTTTATCGACAAGGAAGATGATATTGTTACCGGCCTTGTACAGCGTCAGGATATGCGTAACATTTATGTGGATCTTGGTAAAATCGAGGCGGTTCTGCCGCTGGGCGAGCTTATGCCGGGCGAGAAGTTCAAGCAGAGCGAGCGTATCAAGGCTTATATCACCAAGGTGGAGAATACGACCAAAGGACCGCAGATCATGCTGTCCCGCAGTCATCCGGGTCTCTTGAAGCGTCTGTTCGAGCTGGAAGTGCCGGAGATTTTTGACGGAGTGGTTGAGATCCGTTCCGTTGCCCGCGAAGCCGGCTTCCGTTCCAAGATCGCCGTATTCTCGCGTAATCCCGAAGTCGATCCCGTTGGTTCCTGCGTAGGCCCTAGAGGCACGCGTGTTCAGACCATCGTAACCGAACTTCGCGGCGAGAAGATTGACATCGTACGGTATTCCGAGCTTGTGCAGGAGTATGTGGCCAATGCGCTCAGCCCGTCCAAAGTGCTTGAAGTTCAAGTCTTTGAAGCTGAGAAAATGGCGCGTGTCATCGTTCCTGATTATCAGTTGTCGCTGGCGATCGGCATCAAGGGGCAGAATGCCCGTCTTGCCGCTAAGCTGACCGGCTGGAAAATTGATATCAAGAGTGAAACTCAAGCGGAGCAGGAATACGGCAGACCCAGAACCTCTAATGATGAAATGCATCAGGATTCCGTCTCCATCGATTAA
- the rimP gene encoding ribosome maturation factor RimP, translating into MSTPKSKIKQTVEQLLGSYLEDNGFELVDVEYVKEGSNWFLRVFVDKEGGIDIDDCGTISEYISQKLDENDPFSEAYFLEVSSPGAERPLKKAADVAKAVGKDVYVTVYEPIQGLKEFEGRLLSFENEELLISAGKKEHVVPYAKVASARLAIIF; encoded by the coding sequence TTGAGCACACCCAAATCCAAAATTAAACAAACGGTAGAGCAGCTGCTTGGGTCCTATCTCGAGGACAATGGTTTCGAACTGGTGGACGTTGAATACGTGAAAGAAGGCTCCAATTGGTTCCTGCGCGTATTCGTAGATAAAGAAGGCGGCATCGATATTGATGACTGCGGCACCATCAGCGAATATATCAGCCAGAAGCTGGATGAGAATGATCCGTTTTCCGAAGCTTATTTCCTTGAGGTTTCCTCGCCCGGAGCTGAACGTCCGCTTAAGAAAGCTGCGGATGTTGCCAAAGCAGTTGGCAAGGATGTATATGTAACGGTGTATGAGCCGATTCAAGGACTCAAAGAATTCGAAGGTCGTTTGCTCTCGTTCGAGAACGAGGAACTGCTCATCTCCGCGGGCAAAAAAGAACATGTTGTACCGTACGCCAAGGTCGCCAGTGCGAGATTGGCCATTATTTTTTAA